Part of the Puntigrus tetrazona isolate hp1 chromosome 10, ASM1883169v1, whole genome shotgun sequence genome is shown below.
TTAGGTAGGCTATGGTATAATTACCacaattatatgaattattttatgataattCTGCGAAAGAAAGTATtgacatatatattttccacccatttcatatttattctcTTTAAGGAGTTCTGTAGTGCACAGTATTTTCTTTCCATATAACCAGAGCCATGAGAAACATTAGATGTTGAAGCTCAACATTGTGATATCATCGTTCATTTTTTTGGCCCAaccttaattaattaatatatatatatatatatatatatatatatatatatatatatatatatatatattaatatatatatatttattaattaataataatatatatatatatatatatatatatatatatatatatatatatatatatatatatatatatatatatatataataatattattgagTCGAGTTTCCTAAGGAAATATTTTGTagataatttgtaataaaaatgattctaCTTTAAATACCAGGCCACGTTTTGTATGGGACAAAGTAATAGAATTAGTAAACTTTTAAGTCATTGATTATTTCAAAGACAAATCCCACTAGTGAATCCCATTTCTTATTTCAGTAATGATAATCGTGGGTATGCTTATTTGTAATAACCTACCTGTGtaataacctaaaaaaaataattttacagtacAGGTCTTCCTTTTCACAATCCAATCTCTCATCTCTGTCAAAGTTCACCTTTGAGTCTGGTGTGAAGGTCCTCTTGATCGATTCTGGCCGTCTGCTCATACCAGCGATGGTGGGCGAGCAGAGCCAGATTACGGGCGGAAATGGCACTCATCTCCATGGCACTGGCTGCCCATTCCACAGCGTTGAGGTAGTAGAGGCGATCATGGAGGATAAAGGGAGGCGTCCTGCGGTGCGGCGGGCTGTAGGAAGGGTATGCCAGCCAGCGTTTCTCTGACACAGAATCCCAGGAAAGGAAGATTTGCTGCAGATTCTTCTCGGAAAGTGACTGGGAGGAGAAGATCTTCCATACTTTGCGTTGGCTGGCAGGGCTCCGTGAGTAACCTCTGGGAATCTTCACTGGGTCCAGAGAGCTCAGGCTGTGGATCTCAGATTCTTTGTTGTCCAATGTGAGCACGTCAGAAACAAAGAACTTGTCTGGCTTCTCTGTGGTCCCCAGATAGGACACATTAAGCAGACCGTGGACCAGTGTGGCCACCGTTTGGTGGTAGCGGCCAGGGAAGTGGGTTGGAATGGGTGGAGAAAAGCCTGAGAAGTTGATGTCAGACATGCCCTGGTGGAGAGGTGTGGCAACTACAACTATGTCGTACATGGAATGGGCGGCACCAGACTCACCAACGTAGTTCACTTCATAGAAATTTGCAGCGATGCCTGAAAGGGCgaacagaaaacatttctaaatataactTTTGTTTGCAGTGcgcatattaatatataaaaaacattctcTATCTCATATAACATCTCTATATGTTAAAAGTGAACAGTACCAGTTTTGGATGGTCTCATCTTCATGGAGATGGCTGTAACACGAGCTGGAACAAGTTCAGCTTTGCTGTGGTACAGAAGCCCAGAACAGACCATCTTATTCCCTCCATCCACTGCCCACAATCCTGAGTCAGCTCCTGCTAGTGCAACAGCCCCTACAAATACGATATGCCGTATTCACACActtctttatataataaatcagtTCTCCCCAACGGATTTTGTGGGAGGGCCACTGGTAGTGATGCAAAACATATTGGCAACGCATCAAGTTGTTgaaacaaaactgcaaaaatgccTGATAAATTATTGCAGCGAATGTTTTCTATGATGCAATGGCAAATACGTGTACACAACTGAGAACAGGGCTTTGAActagtttaaaacaaatactcTGAAGTGCATGAAGTGCGTCATTAATgctagtttaatttaaaaaaaaaaacctgatgtagaataaaaatgtcaagGTCGTGACTCTAAAATGCAATTGTTGCAAGTAAAGTGTACATATCTTGATCATTATTTAGGTAAAcataccaaaaaaaatcataaatttataaatatgacATTGTCCAGGGTTCGCACCATATGACATCTTACAACCTAAACCTAACTCGCCTATTTTAAGACACTAACTGAAATTAACAAACAGTCATAAGATAATTGCCCATTAGCTGCaccaaatgattttattttggcaCACACGTAAaacaatttatgaaaaatactttaatactaGTTTCATCGCTTATTAGCCCctgagaaatattaaaaattacactGACAAACAGTGATAAAATAATCATGCATTAGCACAGTAGATGTCACCAATGGTCATTACATCTAATATAGACATACCCACAAATCCATTGATTCGGACACTTTGGCCGTAGTTGACTCTTGTGACGGGCGTTACAATGTCATTGAGAAAAATCTGAGAGAAGCCCTCAGCCAGCATGGCCTCCTCCAGCGTCTGATTGACCAGTGTAAGGAAACCATCTCCACCCATAGCATGAAGCAACTTTTCCACGCTGGAGAATGAGTACCCAAACTGCTGGTACTGATATATCCTACAGAGAGGACAGAAATGGGAATTTAGTAACAATTGATTATATTCATTGTATTCCTCGctagaagaaataaaaacacaaagagacaAACCTCATAAACTTGTCCAGTATGCCCTCGACCCACATATGCATTCGAATAAAGTTGAATCCATATCTCCACAGCATGCGTACGAAGTTCACTACGAACCAGTCGCTCTCTTCAAAGGTCAGCTCCTTCCCATCAAATATTGCCAGTTTAGAAGATACATCCCCACGTTGAGACAGACCTAATCAAAGAGTATGGCATATGCAAAGTTGAACTGAAAGAATCCAGGTCTGCATTTCGGAGAAGAACGTCATAAGAAAAGCTTTAGAGGGATGTACTGACCGAGTCTGTCCAGAAAGTACTTCATGTGCAAGTTGAGGGGGTGAATAATGGATCCCCCTGTCTCATATTCATATCCTCCAATGTTTTCAGTGGCCAGACGCCCTCCGACTGTCCCAGCCTCGAACACTTCAATCTTCACTGCCGGTCCAAACTCTTGTCTCAAGAAAAATGCTGCTGCTGTGCCTCCAATACCACCGCCAATTATTgctgaaaaagaaatgcatttagccAATCAGATACCACCAAACACAACCCTATAATACTTGACTTTTGCACACAAACCACTGCATTGATTCTGTAATCGAAAAactagggtttttttttaaccatgtaTTACTGTCTTTGGAAGGCTTTTGCCTTTCAATCTCATTTAAATGgatttacgtttttattttattttttacatttaacccTTGTGTGGTCTCGTGTCTTTTTGACTCACActgtcaaatttttttttctctttctaaaaATGGCATGAGACCGTACGATGTACGATGGTCAACACTTTGTAGATCTACAAATAAAAAGATCTTTGAGgcaacaaaatgtacttttgtaaCACAATAATTgagtataataattatataatataataatttttacttttattgatataaacaaataattgtattttatctGACATGGTTTAGTGTAAGACTTTCCCATCCATtggaaaatacagttttaaaatgaaaaaaaaataaaatctcactTTTGCCAGTAGATGGCTGCAGAGCTccactattttttatatttgactaCCTGAAAGATGTTTTCacaagttttttgttgttggattcatatctgcatattataaaaattaaacacagttATAACcataaaattacttaaattttgTACTAAAAAGTGCTAAACTTTGACAAAGTAAATGAATGATCAAAGGGCATGCAGGtaagtaaacatattttaacatatcAAAAGTTAAAGTAATTTGatcacattacataaaaaatgtaatctaacgGATAATATTATGGACTacaaattttgtcatttttgtaagtaatctacccAGCTCTGATTATCTCTCAATAATTATCGCATTGCTTTATATGTTTCACccacaaaataaagcattacagaGCTTCTCCCTCCCGTATGAGCtctatatttttactatatcaTACTATACGAGTCTGATAAAGCCtgaaataacaaatacaataccACAAAACCaaccatgttttattttatattttatttagaaacattttttaaatcctatTTTCTTATTATCTTATATTATTTCCTATGCCAGTACAAAGAATCATGTTAAGTTTACCATACCAATTTTCTTTGGTGCCTCTCTCACTTCAGGTGCAGAGGCAAAACCCCTGCGTCCAACTTGACAAAGACCAAAGAAGAGAAGCGCCTTCACCGACAAGCGTCTCAGAAGCATTTTAtggattcagtgtttttttataatatcaacatctgaaaaaaaaaacaggtaaatgATGCATTTACATGAGATCAGAAATGCACTTTAGAAAAGGGTCAGTGTTAAAAGAGAGTTCAGTTTTCTtgatttaaaagacaaattatgCTGCTTGCTAACAGactcaaattattatttggtCTATAACACGAGCGgagaaaaccataaaaatgtctTGCATGGGTGTGAAATACGACTCATTACTGCATAATATATTTCCctaaaaacaggttttaaaaatgattcttttaccTTTTCTgtgacttattttttttctctctcgctggtcttgttgttatttatatgcCACTGTACGTATTTGTTTGagtataattctaaaaaaaaataaataaataaactttttgattCGAAAGTCACTTTTCCAACACAAACCCCAACGCCTGATACGAACAGCAATTTTCCTGTTATTTCTGTTGCATAAGTTATTCATCTGCCGTAGATAACATAAAggtactattttttttactacgGTTATTAGCAGAAATTTAGAgtatttacacacaaataaaccacaaatcattttatttccttaaataaaaatctatatacatCAGAGTACGGTTATTTCTTTTAGTATATTAACAATAACTAATTTTAATACTTAAGTCATCCAGCAAGCCTATGGGGAGTTTACGGAGGCCACCTGGTTGAGAacatctgatttaaaaacattaaaatatattgcagcTTTTCGACTGTTGCATAATTTAGCTCATAAACGCAATGCCGTTTAGAATTGTACGTTTCCgtttacataaaacaacaaattaattgcatatttcaACAGTTTCAACTTTGAAAGCGCGTCGCCTTGGGCTCCGTCTGTTTTTAAACGCAAGCATTAAGAGAAAACCAACTGACAATTTTgacattctgataaaaaaatataataataataataataataatgcattattattaatggcaTTAACAACTATGTAGCTACAGAGGGCGAAGTCTCATCGAAGCAGAACAATAAGTTGAGAAGTTTTAACTATTTAATCAGACTCGCGTACAAAGATATTCATGCATGTCACGTTCCAGTTTGCGCAGCTGTAAAAACGACGTATCTCACCTGTTTACATATCAGGgtgaaaagtttaaataaagtgtgaggAAACAAACTGCATAAAACAGGTGAAAACGTGAAATCCAGCAGTAGCAGAGTACGGAAGTACGGAAACGGAAATAGTACTCGTTACGCGGCGGAAGTGGCGTAATTACCGGTAGCATGCTTTTTAGGTGTAGTAGGAGGTGACCTTACTGAAGAATTATTGAATTTCAGGATACTTCAGGTTGATACATTTGAACGTTTCAGTAATTATTTGCAGGTTTTGTTAGTCAAATCTGTTGGGTTTGAGTCGTGGCTTTATAGAGTCCGCTGGTTGAAGCAGTAACTAGTTATCTTTATTACTAACGTTTACTGGAAATAAAAGCAGTTGATGTGAGATCAGGAATGGCAGAAGGACAGCAGGCTCGCGTGCAGAAGGCAGTGGAGGATATGGTTCAGAGTCTGGAGAAAGATCACATCCGTAAGATGCAGGTACTGTATATACCTAGTACtgaatacttttgtttttaatgaattttaatttagctGGGATGTACTAAATGTgtcaaaagtacatttttgaataaatgttgttttgaggTTTCTGATCATCAAagaatactgaaataaatttaacagtgcttctacacacacacacatacatacaatacagcataataataataataataataataataatgcttcttgagcagcaaatgagcgtattagaatgatttcagaaagatcatgtgacccttaagactggagtaaagatgctgaaaattcagctttgcatcaacaGGACTTAATTTTAgtgtaaaatgaattttaaattgaaaaatagaaatttttaaatagaaaaaaattattttaaattgtaatagtagTTCACAGTAGTATTGTATAGTAAAATCTTACAGACCCTAAACTATAACAGAAGTccataattgttttaattactaATCCTATAATAATACATCATTTATGTAGTTAATTTATACtaagtcattccaaacctttatgaatttttttttgttctgaaaaacgtttgtaaccaggctaTTTTAGGTCACCATTGACCGTTGTAGTATTTTCAACGGTGACCCATAACAGCCTggttataaacattttttctaaatatcatcctttgtgttcggcagaatccaaaaaaaattcatacaggtttggaactgcTTGAGGGTGAGCAcgtgatgacagaatttccatttttgggtgaaccgttcctttagcTCATCTGTATAGTTTTTGATCGCTTCTTAGTGAAAGGTTGATTTAAGAAATGGTTTATGATGCACTTTCAAACTTC
Proteins encoded:
- the pcyox1 gene encoding prenylcysteine oxidase 1 isoform X2 is translated as MKYFLDRLGLSQRGDVSSKLAIFDGKELTFEESDWFVVNFVRMLWRYGFNFIRMHMWVEGILDKFMRIYQYQQFGYSFSSVEKLLHAMGGDGFLTLVNQTLEEAMLAEGFSQIFLNDIVTPVTRVNYGQSVRINGFVGAVALAGADSGLWAVDGGNKMVCSGLLYHSKAELVPARVTAISMKMRPSKTGIAANFYEVNYVGESGAAHSMYDIVVVATPLHQGMSDINFSGFSPPIPTHFPGRYHQTVATLVHGLLNVSYLGTTEKPDKFFVSDVLTLDNKESEIHSLSSLDPVKIPRGYSRSPASQRKVWKIFSSQSLSEKNLQQIFLSWDSVSEKRWLAYPSYSPPHRRTPPFILHDRLYYLNAVEWAASAMEMSAISARNLALLAHHRWYEQTARIDQEDLHTRLKGEL
- the pcyox1 gene encoding prenylcysteine oxidase 1 isoform X1, which codes for MLLRRLSVKALLFFGLCQVGRRGFASAPEVREAPKKIAIIGGGIGGTAAAFFLRQEFGPAVKIEVFEAGTVGGRLATENIGGYEYETGGSIIHPLNLHMKYFLDRLGLSQRGDVSSKLAIFDGKELTFEESDWFVVNFVRMLWRYGFNFIRMHMWVEGILDKFMRIYQYQQFGYSFSSVEKLLHAMGGDGFLTLVNQTLEEAMLAEGFSQIFLNDIVTPVTRVNYGQSVRINGFVGAVALAGADSGLWAVDGGNKMVCSGLLYHSKAELVPARVTAISMKMRPSKTGIAANFYEVNYVGESGAAHSMYDIVVVATPLHQGMSDINFSGFSPPIPTHFPGRYHQTVATLVHGLLNVSYLGTTEKPDKFFVSDVLTLDNKESEIHSLSSLDPVKIPRGYSRSPASQRKVWKIFSSQSLSEKNLQQIFLSWDSVSEKRWLAYPSYSPPHRRTPPFILHDRLYYLNAVEWAASAMEMSAISARNLALLAHHRWYEQTARIDQEDLHTRLKGEL